One genomic region from Candidatus Sulfotelmatobacter sp. encodes:
- the ctaD gene encoding cytochrome c oxidase subunit I, which produces MATTTVTAHAPAEAHAPSGIWGWITTVDHKRIGALYGITAFSFFLIGGLEALVIRLQLMKPGNQLVNPDFYNQLFTMHATTMIFLAVMPLSASFFNFLVPLMIGARDVAFPRLNAFSYWVFLFGALFLNLSFFLGGAPNVGWFGYSNLTSSQYSPGHGVDYWAVGLQILGIASLAAAFNFIVTIINLRAPGMKLMRMPPFVWMTLVTSFLIILAFPVITVALVFLLFDRFIGTNFFIPTAGADPLLWQHLFWLFGHPEVYILILPAMGIISEVLPTFSRKPLFGYPVVVYSGIFIGFMGWGVWSHHMFAVGLGPMADSFFALTTMLIAIPTGVKIFNWIGTLWGGKLDLKTAMLFAIGFIVTFTMGGLSGFMHASPPADLQQTDTYFVVAHIHYVLFGGAIMGIFAGIYYWYPKMTGRRMNETLGKWHFWTQMIAMNVTFFPMHFVGLLGMPRRVYTYAPNMGFDGYNLLSTIGALALAPSILIFIWNFLSSLKNGEPAGNDPWGGASLEWAIPSPPPAYNFGSVPVVHSLDPLWHKESREAALRSNEVHGHIHMPPNSFWPIVSAFGMGFLMAGMVWGWAFGIPGLVIMLVGLYSWAFEPCT; this is translated from the coding sequence CCTCCGGCATCTGGGGCTGGATCACCACCGTCGATCACAAGCGGATCGGCGCGCTCTACGGCATCACCGCCTTCAGTTTCTTTCTGATTGGCGGGCTCGAAGCTCTGGTCATCCGCCTGCAGCTGATGAAGCCCGGGAATCAGCTGGTCAATCCCGACTTCTACAACCAGCTCTTCACCATGCACGCGACCACCATGATCTTCCTCGCCGTGATGCCGCTGTCGGCGAGCTTCTTCAATTTCCTGGTGCCGCTGATGATCGGCGCGCGCGATGTCGCGTTCCCGCGGCTCAATGCCTTCAGCTACTGGGTGTTCCTGTTCGGCGCGCTGTTCCTCAATCTGAGCTTCTTCCTGGGCGGCGCACCCAATGTCGGTTGGTTCGGCTACTCGAACCTGACCTCGAGTCAGTACTCGCCGGGCCACGGCGTGGACTACTGGGCGGTCGGGCTCCAGATCCTCGGCATCGCCTCGCTGGCCGCGGCGTTCAACTTCATCGTGACGATCATCAACCTGCGCGCGCCGGGCATGAAGCTGATGCGCATGCCGCCATTCGTCTGGATGACGCTGGTCACCTCGTTCCTGATCATCCTGGCGTTCCCGGTGATCACGGTGGCGCTGGTGTTCCTGCTGTTCGACCGGTTCATCGGAACCAACTTCTTCATTCCGACCGCCGGAGCCGATCCACTGCTGTGGCAGCACCTCTTCTGGCTGTTCGGGCACCCCGAGGTCTACATCCTGATCCTGCCCGCGATGGGCATCATCTCCGAGGTGTTGCCCACCTTCTCGCGCAAGCCGCTGTTCGGCTATCCGGTGGTGGTGTACTCGGGGATCTTCATCGGGTTCATGGGCTGGGGCGTCTGGAGCCACCACATGTTCGCGGTGGGCCTGGGGCCGATGGCCGACTCGTTCTTCGCGCTCACCACCATGTTGATCGCCATCCCAACGGGCGTGAAGATCTTCAACTGGATCGGCACGCTCTGGGGCGGGAAGCTCGATCTCAAGACCGCCATGCTGTTCGCGATCGGTTTCATCGTCACCTTCACGATGGGCGGCCTGTCGGGATTCATGCACGCGTCGCCGCCCGCCGACCTGCAGCAGACCGACACGTACTTCGTCGTGGCCCACATCCATTACGTGCTGTTCGGCGGCGCGATCATGGGCATCTTCGCCGGCATTTATTACTGGTATCCCAAGATGACCGGCCGGCGCATGAACGAGACGCTGGGCAAGTGGCACTTCTGGACGCAGATGATCGCGATGAACGTGACGTTCTTCCCGATGCACTTCGTCGGCCTGCTCGGCATGCCGCGCCGCGTCTACACCTACGCGCCCAACATGGGATTCGACGGTTACAACCTGCTCTCGACGATCGGCGCGCTGGCGCTGGCGCCCTCGATCCTGATCTTCATCTGGAACTTCCTGAGCAGTCTCAAGAACGGTGAACCGGCCGGCAACGATCCCTGGGGAGGCGCCTCGCTCGAGTGGGCGATCCCGTCGCCGCCGCCCGCCTACAACTTCGGCAGCGTGCCGGTCGTGCACAGCCTCGATCCGCTGTGGCACAAGGAGAGCCGCGAGGCGGCGCTCCGCAGCAACGAGGTGCACGGCCACATTCACATGCCGCCGAACTCGTTCTGGCCGATCGTCAGCGCCTTCGGGATGGGCTTCCTGATGGCCGGCATGGTCTGGGGTTGGGCGTTCGGCATTCCCGGGCTGGTGATCATGCTGGTGGGCTTGTATTCCTGGGCGTTCGAGCCCTGCACCTGA
- a CDS encoding cytochrome c oxidase subunit 3 — MAVAAHAPEAHPTSTGLNSRKMLFWAFLGSECMFFGSLIATYLVYRGRDQVGPHPHEIFNIPFTSFSAFVLLMSSLTMVLALAAVQRGNPRGTRIWLAATALLGMTFVAGQCFEFTEFFFKGLKLQTNLFGCTFFVLTGFHGTHVTVGVIWLWTLFMMAVKGKLGQERSLDVEIAGLYWHFVDVVWIAIFTLVYLIQ; from the coding sequence TTGGCAGTCGCCGCTCACGCTCCCGAGGCGCACCCGACGTCCACCGGCCTGAACAGCCGGAAAATGCTGTTCTGGGCGTTCCTCGGCTCGGAATGCATGTTCTTCGGCTCGCTGATCGCCACCTATCTGGTGTACCGCGGACGCGATCAGGTCGGGCCGCACCCCCACGAGATCTTCAACATTCCCTTCACGTCGTTCAGCGCCTTCGTGCTGCTGATGAGCAGTCTCACCATGGTGCTCGCGTTGGCCGCCGTCCAGCGCGGGAATCCGCGCGGCACCAGGATCTGGCTGGCCGCCACTGCCCTGCTCGGCATGACCTTCGTGGCTGGCCAGTGCTTCGAGTTCACCGAGTTCTTCTTCAAGGGCCTGAAGCTCCAGACCAATCTCTTCGGCTGCACGTTCTTCGTGCTCACCGGCTTCCACGGCACGCACGTGACGGTCGGAGTGATCTGGCTGTGGACGCTGTTCATGATGGCGGTGAAGGGCAAGCTCGGTCAGGAACGCTCGCTCGACGTGGAAATCGCCGGACTCTACTGGCACTTCGTCGACGTGGTGTGGATCGCGATCTTCACGCTCGTCTACCTGATTCAGTAG
- a CDS encoding cytochrome C oxidase subunit IV family protein, whose amino-acid sequence MSDHEGSPAHDAPHPVEHAHPGAREYLGIAAILTVITAIEVAVFYIPAMRPVMVPVLLSLSALKFGLVAMWYMHLKFDNRLFTWLFLTGMVVAIFVILALLKLFGHW is encoded by the coding sequence ATGTCCGATCACGAAGGCTCGCCGGCGCACGACGCTCCTCACCCGGTGGAGCATGCCCATCCGGGAGCGCGCGAGTACCTGGGCATCGCCGCGATCCTGACCGTGATCACGGCGATCGAGGTGGCGGTGTTCTACATCCCGGCCATGAGGCCGGTGATGGTGCCGGTGCTGTTGTCGCTTTCGGCGCTCAAGTTCGGCCTGGTGGCGATGTGGTACATGCATCTCAAGTTCGACAATCGGCTGTTCACCTGGCTGTTCCTGACCGGCATGGTGGTCGCAATCTTCGTGATTCTCGCCCTGCTCAAGCTCTTCGGACACTGGTAG
- a CDS encoding septum formation initiator family protein, producing MQDIGTRLRRYRLSRYAPPDDPIRRKLRWGWIALALWMVWIGLLSDHSLWRIWRLSRDNVRAESDLRRTQESVARLESQLDNPETSREQAERVLRERTGMARPGEIIYRIRSVAKTDSAER from the coding sequence CAGGACATCGGCACGCGGCTCCGCCGCTACCGGCTCTCACGTTACGCACCGCCCGATGATCCCATTCGCCGCAAGCTCCGCTGGGGCTGGATCGCGCTCGCATTGTGGATGGTGTGGATCGGACTCCTGAGCGATCACAGTCTGTGGCGCATCTGGCGCCTCTCACGCGACAACGTCCGCGCCGAGTCGGATCTCCGCCGCACGCAGGAATCGGTGGCGCGGCTCGAGTCGCAGCTCGACAACCCCGAGACCAGCCGCGAGCAGGCCGAGCGCGTATTGCGCGAGCGTACCGGCATGGCGCGGCCCGGCGAAATCATCTACCGCATTCGCAGCGTCGCGAAGACCGACTCGGCGGAGCGCTAG